Proteins from one Romeriopsis navalis LEGE 11480 genomic window:
- a CDS encoding class I SAM-dependent methyltransferase → MTKQDLKQQIARYANRNLQTRKNWYSPAATAYNQARPDYPEAFLRQVIDVAQLSQQSHILEIGCGPGTATVGLAPLVRKIQAIEPNPDFHQIATQNCDPHPNIEIHNTSFEEWPLAAMQFDAVVAASSFHWIPAEVGYPKAADALRENGHLILLWNKELYPRVELYQELSKIYQTHAPELDRFEDEPTQLKILSQLGAMITESDRFHNLTTDHVRTEVTYSIDRYFTLLNTYSPYIKLDPTVKAALFQDLRQTIKQHCGTEIPLSYISAFHIAQKI, encoded by the coding sequence ATGACTAAACAAGATCTTAAACAGCAAATCGCCCGCTATGCTAACCGGAATCTACAAACGCGCAAAAACTGGTATTCGCCAGCGGCAACGGCATATAATCAGGCCCGCCCAGATTATCCCGAGGCTTTCCTGCGCCAAGTGATCGACGTTGCTCAACTATCACAGCAATCGCATATCCTCGAAATTGGCTGTGGTCCTGGGACGGCTACCGTAGGGCTTGCGCCGTTAGTGAGAAAAATTCAAGCGATCGAACCCAATCCTGATTTCCACCAAATCGCGACCCAAAACTGCGACCCCCACCCAAATATCGAAATTCACAACACATCCTTTGAAGAATGGCCCCTTGCCGCAATGCAATTTGATGCTGTGGTTGCGGCCAGTTCATTTCACTGGATACCCGCCGAAGTTGGTTATCCCAAAGCCGCTGATGCCCTACGGGAAAATGGCCATCTAATTCTGCTATGGAACAAGGAACTGTATCCTCGCGTTGAGCTTTACCAAGAGCTATCCAAAATTTATCAAACCCACGCGCCAGAACTCGATCGATTCGAGGATGAACCGACACAGTTAAAAATTCTCAGCCAACTTGGAGCGATGATCACCGAGTCCGACCGCTTTCACAATCTCACCACTGACCACGTTAGAACCGAAGTCACGTACAGCATCGATCGCTACTTCACGCTACTCAATACCTATTCGCCTTATATCAAGCTCGATCCAACAGTCAAAGCTGCGCTGTTTCAAGATTTGCGGCAGACGATCAAGCAACATTGCGGCACCGAAATCCCGCTTTCTTATATTTCCGCTTTTCACATTGCTCAAAAGATCTAG
- a CDS encoding Rpn family recombination-promoting nuclease/putative transposase — MRRDSIFYKIFQRSPLLLFELLPESPANAADYWFDSVEVKETGCRIDEVFFATGCVGCGLSGESIVSRCGISATKKAAS, encoded by the coding sequence ATGCGCCGGGATTCGATTTTTTACAAGATTTTTCAACGATCACCATTGCTTTTGTTTGAGTTATTGCCGGAATCGCCAGCGAATGCCGCCGATTATTGGTTTGACTCGGTGGAGGTGAAGGAAACCGGCTGTCGGATTGATGAGGTGTTTTTTGCCACCGGATGCGTCGGGTGTGGTTTATCTGGCGAAAGTATCGTGTCGCGATGCGGTATTTCGGCCACCAAAAAAGCAGCCTCTTAA
- a CDS encoding NAD(P)H-quinone oxidoreductase subunit N translates to MDFATLASQLNAGTILPEGVVIATIMTVIITDLIIGRSRSTKIAPLIAIAGLLGAVAMLITQWDLTNPIGFLGAFNADAMSIVFRGIVALSAAGTILMSIRYVDQSGTPVAEFLAILMTAALGGMLLSGANELVMVFVALETLSISSYLLTGYTKRDPRSNEAALKYLLIGASSSAIFLYGSSLLYGLSGGETQLDKIATQITAAGLGQSIGLVIALVFTIAGVAFKMGAVPFHQWTPDVYEGSPTPVVAFLSVGSKAAGFALAIRLLTGAFPMVIEEWHFVMTALAVLSMVLGNVVALAQTSMKRLLAYSSIGQAGFIMIGLVVGSNAGYSSMMFYLIAYLMMNLGAFTCVILFSLRTGTDQISEYSGLYQKDPLLTLALSVCLLSLGGIPPMVGFFGKLYLFWAGWQAGAYGLVLLGLVTSVISIYYYIRVVKMMVVKEPQEMSDAVLNYPEIDWSVFGMRPLQVGLIISLIATSAFGILSNPLFSLSNVAVEKTPMLQAAAVNSDAKQSKVIKAEAVAPQLVSLVSPKQ, encoded by the coding sequence ATGGATTTTGCAACACTCGCCTCGCAGTTGAATGCGGGCACAATCTTACCGGAGGGGGTCGTCATCGCGACGATCATGACGGTAATCATCACAGACTTAATCATTGGGCGATCGCGCTCAACCAAGATTGCACCGTTAATCGCGATCGCCGGTCTGCTCGGGGCGGTGGCCATGCTGATTACCCAATGGGATCTCACGAACCCAATTGGCTTTTTGGGCGCGTTTAATGCGGATGCAATGAGTATTGTATTCCGGGGAATCGTCGCCCTGTCAGCGGCGGGAACGATCCTCATGTCGATCCGCTATGTCGATCAGTCGGGTACGCCAGTAGCCGAGTTTCTCGCCATCCTGATGACCGCCGCTTTAGGCGGCATGTTGCTCAGTGGGGCAAATGAACTCGTGATGGTCTTCGTCGCGTTAGAAACATTAAGTATTTCTTCATATCTGCTGACGGGCTATACCAAACGTGATCCTCGTTCCAATGAGGCGGCGCTGAAATATTTGCTGATCGGGGCTTCGAGTTCCGCGATTTTCCTCTACGGTTCTTCATTGCTTTACGGTCTATCCGGTGGTGAAACGCAGCTTGACAAAATTGCCACACAAATTACGGCAGCGGGTTTAGGCCAGTCGATCGGTTTAGTGATTGCGCTAGTTTTTACCATCGCTGGTGTGGCGTTCAAGATGGGTGCGGTACCGTTCCACCAATGGACACCGGACGTCTATGAAGGTTCACCGACGCCGGTGGTTGCGTTTCTTTCCGTCGGTTCCAAAGCGGCTGGTTTTGCCTTAGCCATTCGTTTACTGACGGGCGCGTTCCCGATGGTGATTGAGGAATGGCACTTCGTCATGACGGCTTTGGCGGTGCTCAGTATGGTGCTGGGTAACGTTGTGGCCTTGGCGCAGACCAGCATGAAGCGACTCTTGGCTTACTCTTCGATCGGTCAAGCTGGCTTCATTATGATTGGTCTCGTCGTGGGCAGTAATGCCGGTTATTCCAGCATGATGTTCTACTTGATCGCCTATCTGATGATGAACTTGGGCGCGTTTACCTGCGTGATTCTGTTCTCCTTGCGGACGGGTACGGACCAGATTAGTGAGTACTCCGGGCTGTATCAGAAAGATCCGTTGCTGACATTGGCACTATCGGTTTGCCTCTTGTCGCTCGGTGGAATTCCACCGATGGTGGGCTTCTTCGGTAAGTTGTACTTGTTCTGGGCCGGTTGGCAAGCCGGGGCTTACGGCTTGGTGCTGTTGGGTCTAGTCACCAGCGTCATTTCCATCTATTACTACATCCGTGTGGTGAAGATGATGGTGGTCAAGGAACCGCAGGAGATGTCGGATGCCGTACTGAACTACCCCGAAATTGATTGGTCCGTCTTTGGTATGCGGCCCTTGCAAGTTGGCCTGATCATTTCGTTGATTGCCACGTCAGCCTTCGGGATTCTATCCAATCCGTTGTTTAGCCTATCGAATGTAGCAGTTGAGAAGACACCCATGCTTCAGGCTGCCGCTGTGAATTCCGATGCGAAACAGTCAAAGGTAATTAAGGCGGAAGCTGTTGCACCGCAGTTAGTGAGCTTGGTGTCTCCGAAACAATAG
- the topA gene encoding type I DNA topoisomerase: MSTLVIVESPTKAKTIRNYLPKGYRVEASMGHVRDLPQSTKDVPKDITDKRIRELGVDVRADFDPIYLIPSDKKKVVKTLKDALKEADELLLATDEDREGESISWHLMQILKPKVPVKRMVFHEITEEAIKAAIKDCRDVDEKLVRAQETRRILDRLVGYTISPLLWKKIKYGLSAGRVQSVAVRLTVRRERERRAFKQGSYWDLKALLAPAADKKKEFEAKLISLGGTKLATGADFDENTGAIAEGKKVVLLNEQESQELQARLDGKPWTVTKLEEKPTTRKPSPPFITSTLQQEANRKLGMSARETMRTAQGLYEKGFITYMRTDSVNLSQQAISAARSGVETKYGKEYLSPSPRQYTTKSKGAQEAHEAIRPAGSSFRTPQETGLADREFRLYDLIWKRTMATQMADARQTNITMQISVEDAIFRASGKRIDFPGFFRAYVEGSDDPDAAIEGQELILPNLKQGDHPNCQNLDAIGHETQPPARYTEASLVKMLESEGIGRPSTYASILGTIIDRGYVQPAGNSLVPTFTAFAVTALLEQHFPDLVDPSFTARMERTLDDISMGEAEWLPYLKDFYLGDEGLETQVQEQESEIDPGAAKTISLADLCAKVRIGKYGAYLELDQEDGEVVKANIPNGLTPADLDAHQVEVLIKQKLDGPEKLGLHPDTGEAIYVLIGTYGPYVQLGEVEEGSKKKPKRSSLPKGTTPENITLQQAVGLLSLPRTLGLHPDTGRKVQSSLGRFGPYVVHDLGKGEDGKVKKDYRSLKGDDDPVTVTFERALELLAQPKATRGRRSATPLRELGPHPDDDEPVNIYDGPYGHYVKHGKINASLPEGQTLESMTMELAVVALAAKAETSGKKKTTKKKSTTKKKTTAKKTTTTKKTAAKKTPAKSAASTTKKTAAKKTSTTTKKATAAKAKAAVKDEVAD; the protein is encoded by the coding sequence ATGTCAACTTTGGTTATTGTTGAATCCCCGACTAAAGCGAAGACGATTCGTAATTACTTGCCCAAAGGCTATCGAGTGGAAGCCTCGATGGGGCACGTACGCGATTTGCCGCAATCAACCAAGGATGTGCCCAAGGATATTACCGATAAGCGGATTCGCGAATTGGGTGTTGATGTGCGGGCGGATTTTGATCCGATTTACTTGATCCCCAGCGATAAGAAGAAGGTGGTCAAGACCCTTAAAGATGCGCTTAAAGAAGCTGACGAACTGCTCCTCGCGACTGATGAAGACCGCGAAGGGGAAAGCATTTCTTGGCACTTGATGCAGATCTTGAAGCCCAAAGTCCCAGTCAAGCGGATGGTATTCCACGAGATTACGGAAGAAGCGATCAAAGCGGCGATCAAAGACTGTCGGGATGTGGATGAAAAGCTGGTACGCGCTCAGGAAACTCGCCGGATTCTCGATCGGCTAGTGGGCTACACCATTTCACCGCTGCTGTGGAAGAAGATTAAGTACGGTCTGTCCGCTGGCCGCGTGCAGTCGGTTGCAGTGCGCCTGACAGTGCGCCGGGAGCGGGAGCGCCGTGCCTTTAAGCAGGGTTCATACTGGGATCTCAAAGCTCTGCTCGCGCCGGCGGCGGATAAAAAGAAAGAATTTGAAGCGAAACTAATCAGTCTGGGGGGCACAAAGCTGGCTACGGGCGCTGATTTTGATGAGAATACTGGTGCGATTGCCGAAGGGAAGAAAGTCGTCCTGCTAAATGAGCAGGAATCCCAGGAATTGCAAGCGCGGCTCGACGGGAAGCCGTGGACAGTAACAAAGCTTGAAGAGAAGCCTACCACCCGTAAGCCCTCGCCACCATTTATCACGTCCACCTTGCAGCAGGAAGCCAACCGGAAGCTGGGCATGTCGGCGCGGGAGACAATGCGGACCGCCCAGGGCTTGTACGAGAAAGGCTTTATTACCTATATGCGGACGGACTCAGTGAATCTGTCGCAGCAGGCGATCTCCGCGGCCCGATCGGGGGTTGAAACCAAGTATGGCAAGGAATATCTGAGTCCCAGCCCACGCCAGTACACCACGAAATCAAAGGGTGCCCAAGAAGCCCACGAAGCAATTCGGCCTGCTGGTAGCAGCTTTCGGACGCCGCAGGAAACGGGCTTAGCCGATCGCGAATTTCGTTTGTATGACTTAATTTGGAAGCGGACGATGGCGACCCAGATGGCGGATGCCCGTCAGACCAATATCACGATGCAGATTAGCGTCGAAGATGCGATTTTTCGGGCTTCCGGTAAGCGGATTGATTTCCCTGGTTTTTTCCGGGCTTATGTCGAAGGATCGGACGATCCAGATGCGGCGATCGAAGGTCAGGAGTTGATTCTGCCGAACTTGAAGCAAGGCGATCACCCAAATTGTCAGAATTTGGACGCGATCGGTCATGAAACTCAACCGCCCGCCCGCTATACAGAAGCTTCTTTGGTGAAGATGTTGGAAAGTGAAGGCATTGGTCGTCCGAGTACCTATGCCAGCATCCTCGGGACAATTATCGATCGCGGCTATGTCCAACCGGCGGGGAATTCTTTGGTGCCGACGTTTACAGCCTTTGCGGTGACGGCCTTGTTGGAGCAGCATTTCCCGGATCTCGTTGATCCGAGCTTTACGGCCCGGATGGAGCGCACGCTGGATGATATTTCTATGGGGGAGGCGGAATGGCTGCCTTATCTGAAGGATTTCTACCTCGGGGATGAAGGTCTAGAAACGCAAGTCCAAGAGCAGGAAAGTGAAATTGATCCTGGTGCGGCGAAGACAATTTCCCTGGCCGATCTCTGTGCCAAAGTCCGGATTGGTAAGTACGGTGCCTATCTCGAACTCGATCAAGAAGATGGCGAAGTCGTTAAAGCGAATATTCCTAACGGCTTAACCCCGGCTGATCTGGATGCACACCAAGTTGAAGTGCTAATTAAGCAGAAATTGGATGGGCCAGAGAAATTGGGGTTACACCCTGATACGGGGGAAGCAATTTATGTGTTGATCGGCACCTATGGACCCTATGTGCAATTGGGCGAGGTCGAGGAAGGCAGTAAGAAGAAGCCAAAACGCTCATCTCTGCCCAAGGGGACAACACCTGAAAATATCACTCTCCAGCAGGCCGTCGGGTTACTGAGCTTGCCCCGGACTTTGGGCTTGCACCCGGACACAGGGCGCAAGGTGCAGTCGAGCCTGGGTCGGTTTGGCCCCTATGTTGTCCATGATTTAGGCAAAGGTGAGGATGGCAAGGTCAAGAAGGATTATCGATCGCTCAAGGGTGATGATGACCCTGTGACAGTGACCTTTGAACGGGCCTTAGAATTGTTAGCACAGCCGAAGGCAACGCGGGGACGGCGATCGGCAACGCCGTTGCGTGAGTTGGGTCCCCACCCGGATGACGATGAACCCGTGAATATTTACGATGGCCCCTATGGTCACTATGTGAAGCATGGAAAAATTAATGCTTCTCTACCAGAAGGTCAAACCCTTGAGTCCATGACGATGGAGTTGGCGGTTGTTGCACTAGCGGCAAAGGCTGAAACTTCCGGTAAGAAAAAGACGACGAAGAAAAAGAGCACAACGAAGAAGAAAACCACTGCGAAGAAAACGACTACGACCAAGAAAACTGCGGCGAAGAAGACCCCTGCAAAAAGTGCTGCTAGCACAACTAAAAAGACAGCGGCAAAGAAAACTTCGACGACGACCAAGAAGGCAACTGCGGCGAAAGCAAAGGCTGCAGTAAAGGACGAAGTGGCCGATTAG